One part of the Arabidopsis thaliana chromosome 4, partial sequence genome encodes these proteins:
- the SAH7 gene encoding Pollen Ole e 1 allergen and extensin family protein (SAH7; FUNCTIONS IN: molecular_function unknown; INVOLVED IN: biological_process unknown; LOCATED IN: endomembrane system; EXPRESSED IN: 22 plant structures; EXPRESSED DURING: 13 growth stages; CONTAINS InterPro DOMAIN/s: Pollen Ole e 1 allergen/extensin (InterPro:IPR006041); BEST Arabidopsis thaliana protein match is: Pollen Ole e 1 allergen and extensin family protein (TAIR:AT1G78040.2); Has 30201 Blast hits to 17322 proteins in 780 species: Archae - 12; Bacteria - 1396; Metazoa - 17338; Fungi - 3422; Plants - 5037; Viruses - 0; Other Eukaryotes - 2996 (source: NCBI BLink).), whose translation MSKAVLLVALCFLPALAIAARPNKNPFVVRGRVYCDTCLAGFETPASTYISGAVVRLECKDRRTMELTYSHEARTDSTGSYKILVNEDHDEQFCDAMLVRSSQLRCSNVSPGHDRARVTLTRFNGIASDDRFANNMGFLRDAAMPGCADIMKLYQETED comes from the exons ATGTCTAAAGCAGTTCTATTGGTCGCTCTCTGCTTTTTACCGGCTCTAGCCATCGCGGCTAGACCGAACAAGAACCCTTTCGTCGTGCGAGGCCGTGTCTATTGCGACACTTGCCTCGCTGGTTTCGAAACTCCAGCCTCTACTTACATCTCCG GTGCAGTGGTTAGATTGGAATGTAAAGACAGGAGAACAATGGAGTTAACGTATAGCCACGAGGCGAGAACTGACTCGACAGGATCATACAAGATCTTGGTTAACGAGGATCATGATGAGCAGTTCTGTGATGCAATGTTGGTTCGTAGCTCTCAGTTACGGTGTTCCAATGTGTCCCCTGGTCATGACCGTGCCCGTGTGACTCTCACTCGCTTCAACGGTATTGCTTCTGACGACCGTTTTGCTAACAACATGGGATTTCTAAGGGATGCAGCTATGCCGGGTTGTGCGGATATCATGAAGCTATACCAAGAAACCGAGGACtag
- a CDS encoding Sec14p-like phosphatidylinositol transfer family protein (Sec14p-like phosphatidylinositol transfer family protein; CONTAINS InterPro DOMAIN/s: Cellular retinaldehyde-binding/triple function, C-terminal (InterPro:IPR001251), Cellular retinaldehyde-binding/triple function, N-terminal (InterPro:IPR008273), Phosphatidylinositol transfer protein-like, N-terminal (InterPro:IPR011074); BEST Arabidopsis thaliana protein match is: Sec14p-like phosphatidylinositol transfer family protein (TAIR:AT1G22180.2); Has 2740 Blast hits to 2738 proteins in 233 species: Archae - 0; Bacteria - 0; Metazoa - 909; Fungi - 613; Plants - 887; Viruses - 0; Other Eukaryotes - 331 (source: NCBI BLink).), whose translation MNTNPVTNGFVKPVPTEEEQAKIEEVRKLLGPLPEKLSSFCSDDAVLRYLRARNWHVKKATKMLKETLKWRVQYKPEEICWEEVAGEAETGKIYRSSCVDKLGRPVLIMRPSVENSKSVKGQIRYLVYCMENAVQNLPPGEEQMVWMIDFHGYSLANVSLRTTKETAHVLQEHYPERLAFAVLYNPPKFFEPFWKVARPFLEPKTRNKVKFVYSDDPNTKVIMEENFDMEKMELAFGGNDDSGFNIEKHSERMKEDDKKRLASLEGIVSASLDSLSILSVSDGTASNSAHPSSHDVSEDEH comes from the exons ATGAACACTAATCCAGTGACTAATGGGTTTGTTAAACCTGTTCctactgaagaagaacaagcaAAG ATTGAGGAAGTGAGGAAGCTATTAGGTCCATTACCGGAGAAGCTTTCGAGTTTTTGTTCCGATGATGCAGTTTTAAGGTATCTAAGGGCAAGGAATTGGCATGTCAAGAAAGCTACTAAGATGCTtaaagaaactttgaaatgGAGAGTTCAATACAAACCTGAGGAGATTTGTTGG GAGGAAGTAGCTGGTGAAGCAGAGACAGGGAAGATATATAGATCGAGTTGTGTCGATAAACTTGGACGACCTGTTCTCATTATGAGACCGAGTGTTGAG AATTCTAAATCGGTGAAAGGCCAGATTAGATACCTTGTGTATTGTATGGAGAATGCAGTACAAAATTTGCCACCAGGGGAAGAACAGATGGTGTGGATGATAGATTTTCACGGTTATAGTTTGGCGAATGTATCGTTACGAACAACGAAAGAAACCGCTCATGTATTACAAGAACATTACCCTGAGAGATTAGCTTTTGCTGTTCTCTACAATCCTCCTAAGTTCTTTGAACCTTTCTGGAAG GTGGCGCGGCCCTTCTTAGAGCCGAAGACACGGAACAAAGTGAAGTTTGTTTACTCGGATGATCCAAACACTAAGGTGATAATGGAGGAGAACTTTGATATGGAGAAAATGGAGTTAGCGTTTGGTGGTAACGATGACTCGGGTTTTAACATAGAGAAACATTCAGAGAGAATGAAAGAGGACGACAAGAAAAGATTGGCTTCGTTGGAGGGCATTGTTTCCGCTTCTCTAGACTCGCTCAGCATTTTATCGGTCTCTGATGGTACCGCCTCTAACAGTGCTCACCCTAGCTCTCATGATGTCTCTGAGGATGAGCATTAA
- a CDS encoding uncharacterized protein (unknown protein; Has 21 Blast hits to 21 proteins in 6 species: Archae - 0; Bacteria - 0; Metazoa - 15; Fungi - 0; Plants - 5; Viruses - 0; Other Eukaryotes - 1 (source: NCBI BLink).), with product MAFFYFFRSCTLISNIITTDANEIFIKTVSRSIFFKIFAILVVRPSHRFSSKSRPAPLCSSFWDSDPLTKCFAWLRQERSSALTLEPMKYMTVEESSQNGTTTTDPPPQSEKKSKEGLTLTLILLFFTRNGPGPRSLFSPSSPPYNLSQLRHKLRGISPSIIRHRHV from the exons atggctttcttctacttttttcgAAGTTGTACCCTTATATCCAACATTATCACGACCGATGCAAATGAAATCTTTATCAAAACTGTCTCTAGatcaattttctttaaaatcttCGCGATTCTCGTCGTTCGTCCCTCTCACAGGTTCTCCTCGAAGTCAAGACCAGCACCTCTATGCTCCTCTTTCTGGGACTCAGATCCCCTCACCAAGTGTTTTGCTTGGTTGCGACAGGAACGGAGCTCTGCGTTGACGCTGGAGCCGATGAAGTACATGACGGTAGAAGAATCATCCCAAAACGGCACCACAACCACAGATCCGCCGCCGCAGTCAGAAAAGAAGTCAAAGGAAGGgttaaccctaaccctaattcTACTATTTTTCACTCGTAATGGGCCTGGCCCAAGAAGTTTATTTTCTCCATCCAGCCCACCTTACAATCTATCCCAGCTCAGACATAAACTAAGGGGCATAAGCCCATCTATTATAAGGCacag ACATGTTTGA